Proteins found in one Mycoplasmopsis bovigenitalium genomic segment:
- the prfA gene encoding peptide chain release factor 1, with the protein MEQTMYKSLVGIKSKYDEFAAKLNDEAVINNIKEYTKINREMGKIKDIASTFATYLNLEKDLLSAKDMLSSKDEEEILFAKSIIEENESKLIELEAELKILILPKDENDDRNVIIEIRGAAGGDEANIFAGDLFRMYTKYADELGFKYKTISSSVASAGGFSQIVFMVKGEKAYSKLKFETGVHRVQRIPATESSGRVHTSTATVTVMPELDDSIEIEIKASDITVDTFRSSGAGGQSVNTTDSAVRITHIPTGIVVTSQDERSQIANREAAMNVLRSKIYDLEIQKKQDEEAGYRKLAGHGDRSEKIRTYNYPQDRVTDHRIGFSTSLKQVIEGKLEPITQSLLTEEQNQKIAASGLK; encoded by the coding sequence ATGGAACAAACAATGTATAAATCACTTGTCGGAATTAAGTCAAAATATGATGAATTCGCAGCAAAACTTAATGATGAAGCAGTTATAAACAACATAAAAGAATATACAAAAATCAATAGAGAAATGGGTAAAATTAAGGATATTGCAAGTACTTTTGCAACCTATTTAAACCTTGAAAAAGACCTATTATCAGCAAAAGATATGCTTTCTTCAAAAGATGAAGAAGAAATTTTATTCGCCAAATCAATAATTGAGGAAAACGAATCAAAATTAATTGAACTTGAAGCTGAATTGAAAATATTAATTTTACCTAAAGATGAAAATGATGACCGCAATGTTATTATTGAAATTCGAGGAGCAGCTGGCGGTGACGAAGCCAATATTTTTGCTGGCGATTTGTTCAGAATGTATACAAAATATGCTGACGAACTAGGCTTTAAATATAAAACAATTTCTTCATCTGTTGCGAGTGCGGGCGGATTTAGCCAAATTGTTTTCATGGTAAAAGGTGAAAAAGCATATTCAAAATTAAAGTTTGAAACTGGCGTACACAGAGTTCAAAGAATACCCGCAACAGAAAGTTCAGGGAGAGTTCACACTTCAACTGCCACAGTGACAGTTATGCCCGAGTTAGATGATAGTATCGAGATAGAAATTAAAGCCTCAGATATTACTGTTGATACATTCCGTTCATCAGGAGCAGGTGGGCAAAGTGTTAATACAACCGACTCTGCAGTTAGAATTACACATATTCCAACAGGTATAGTCGTAACTTCTCAAGATGAGAGAAGTCAAATTGCCAACCGTGAAGCAGCAATGAATGTTTTAAGATCTAAAATTTACGATTTAGAAATACAAAAGAAACAAGATGAAGAGGCTGGTTATAGAAAATTAGCGGGCCATGGTGATAGAAGTGAAAAAATCAGAACCTATAACTATCCACAAGATAGGGTTACTGACCATAGAATTGGTTTTTCTACTTCTTTAAAACAAGTTATCGAAGGAAAACTTGAGCCAATTACTCAAAGTTTACTGACAGAAGAGCAAAATCAAAAAATTGCTGCAAGCGGTCTTAAATAA